The Nitrospira sp. sequence CTCGTCGGCTCGTCCAGCACCAGCACCGACGGGTCATGCACCAGCGCCCTCCCGAGCAGAAACCGCCTTTGCTCACCGGTGGACAGATGGCCGAACCGTCGTCCGGCCAAGTGCGCAATACCCAACTCCTGCATCAGTTCATGTGCCCTCGCGACGTTTGCTTCGCCGAACTCTTGATACTCATAGGTATCGTTGCTTGCATAGAAGCCAGAGAGGATGACGTTCACTCCCTCGGCACAGATCAGATAGTCTCGTTGAAGATCGTGCGAGACAATGCCGATTTGTTTCCGCACATCCCACACATTCCAGCGCTCTTCACCGAACAGCACAAGACGTGTTTCGTCCTTCGGCATCGCGTGGACTTCGCCCAATAATAACTTGAGTAGCGTCGATTTCCCCGCTCCGTTGGGTCCCACGATGGCCACATGTTCTCCGGCATGCAGCGCAAAGGAGAAATCCGAAAAGACGTAGGTCTCGCCTCGATAGACTGTGGCATGTAGAATATCGAGTATTGGGGGAAGGTCGGCTGAACCGTGAATCTTTTTGGATAGATCGCCGACCGGCCGGCCAACGGATTGACCGGCGCGGCGAGCCCGCTCAAGGCCGGTGCGCGCCAACCCATCGACTCGTTCATTCTCTGGATGACCGTTGTGCCCCCTGACCCAGTGCCATTCGAGCGTATGGTCTGTAGCCAA is a genomic window containing:
- a CDS encoding ATP-binding cassette domain-containing protein; amino-acid sequence: MHGSADLPPILDILHATVYRGETYVFSDFSFALHAGEHVAIVGPNGAGKSTLLKLLLGEVHAMPKDETRLVLFGEERWNVWDVRKQIGIVSHDLQRDYLICAEGVNVILSGFYASNDTYEYQEFGEANVARAHELMQELGIAHLAGRRFGHLSTGEQRRFLLGRALVHDPSVLVLDEPTSGLDLKACFQYLDLLRALIAKGKTVLLVTHHLHEIPPEIGRVVFLKAGKIIADGHKSTLLTDDRVSGLFDSRMTLVQANGWYQALPG